The following proteins are encoded in a genomic region of Pseudodesulfovibrio mercurii:
- a CDS encoding helix-turn-helix transcriptional regulator has protein sequence MPPKLDPTTTSAQKLISLYSLLLFTGRTYSLTGLARHLDCSKQTILRLVDALEAGSWARIESFRKGGQRWYRMVLPEQRPKLSLAPEEMQKLALCRDLVLHLLPPSLRESVGNSLSKTGVMLPDLSRRAEALRPVAASRTKGKVDYASFQDRLEALLAAVHGRNICELTYHAANASEPKSYHFAPMRLVCFHDALYVLGHVVSPSSPWEIRHTITLAVQRLVDIAVTADVHDFPPVEEGAGSFGFMPGTRFRVVVRFDESVARYVSERVWSEDQAVTLRKDGSLDLAMSATSRSEVLAWVLGFGELAEILEPAELREAIAEKMESMLAAYR, from the coding sequence ATGCCCCCGAAGTTGGACCCGACGACCACGTCGGCGCAGAAGCTGATCAGCCTGTACAGCCTGTTGCTGTTTACCGGGCGGACCTATTCCCTGACCGGTCTGGCCCGGCATCTCGACTGTTCCAAGCAGACGATCCTGCGGCTGGTGGACGCCCTTGAGGCCGGATCGTGGGCGCGCATCGAATCCTTCCGCAAGGGCGGGCAGCGCTGGTACCGGATGGTGCTTCCCGAGCAGCGACCGAAACTGTCGCTGGCCCCGGAGGAGATGCAGAAGCTGGCCCTGTGCAGGGATCTCGTCCTGCACCTGCTGCCCCCTTCGCTCCGGGAGAGCGTGGGGAACTCGCTGTCCAAGACGGGCGTCATGTTGCCCGACCTGTCCCGGCGGGCCGAGGCCCTGCGCCCCGTGGCCGCGTCCAGGACAAAGGGGAAGGTCGATTACGCGTCGTTCCAGGACCGGCTCGAGGCGCTGCTGGCGGCCGTTCACGGACGCAACATCTGCGAACTGACCTACCATGCGGCGAACGCGTCCGAACCCAAGTCGTACCATTTCGCCCCCATGCGGCTGGTCTGTTTCCACGACGCCCTCTACGTCCTGGGGCACGTGGTCTCACCGTCGAGCCCGTGGGAGATCCGCCACACCATAACCCTCGCGGTGCAGCGGCTGGTGGACATCGCGGTCACCGCCGACGTCCACGATTTCCCGCCGGTCGAGGAAGGCGCGGGCAGCTTCGGTTTCATGCCGGGGACGAGATTCCGCGTGGTCGTCCGGTTCGACGAGAGCGTGGCCCGTTACGTGTCCGAACGGGTCTGGAGCGAGGACCAGGCCGTGACCCTCCGCAAGGACGGCTCTCTGGACCTGGCCATGAGCGCCACCAGCCGGTCCGAGGTCCTGGCCTGGGTCCTCGGTTTCGGCGAATTGGCCGAAATCCTGGAACCGGCGGAACTGCGGGAGGCCATTGCGGAAAAAATGGAATCCATGCTGGCGGCCTACAGGTAG
- a CDS encoding ABC transporter permease, whose product MGQVLKKIVIKLLWVGVVFLGITVISFWVIHLAPGSPTDLQTTLNPEAGVEARLQLEKLYGLDQPLHVQYVGWLKRLVRLDFGQSMSGDHRPVWDKIKERLPLTFGMNVASLILTLLIAVPIGVAAAWWRGGAFDKISTVIVFIGFAMPGFWLALLLMLWLGIAWPILPISGLTSMGFASMSGPEQWWDVTKHLILPIFIYTSGSWAGMSRFMRSSMLEVLRQDYIMTARAKGLSSRVVLFKHALRNALMPVITILGLSVPALIGGSVIIESIFALPGLGQLFYQAVMARDYPLIMGSLVLGAVLTLAGNLLADVGYGLADPRIRVGSGRDR is encoded by the coding sequence ATGGGCCAGGTCCTCAAAAAAATCGTCATCAAATTGCTCTGGGTGGGCGTGGTCTTTCTCGGGATCACGGTCATCAGCTTCTGGGTCATCCATCTGGCCCCGGGCTCGCCCACGGACCTGCAGACCACGCTCAACCCCGAGGCGGGTGTGGAGGCGCGGCTGCAGCTCGAAAAGCTCTACGGCCTGGACCAGCCCCTGCACGTGCAGTACGTGGGCTGGCTGAAGCGGCTGGTGCGCCTCGATTTCGGCCAGTCCATGTCCGGCGACCACCGGCCGGTCTGGGACAAGATCAAGGAGCGGCTGCCCCTGACCTTCGGCATGAACGTGGCCTCCCTGATCCTGACCCTGCTCATCGCCGTGCCCATCGGCGTGGCCGCGGCCTGGTGGCGTGGCGGGGCCTTCGACAAGATCTCCACGGTCATCGTCTTCATCGGCTTCGCCATGCCCGGCTTCTGGCTGGCCCTGCTGCTCATGCTCTGGCTGGGCATAGCCTGGCCCATCCTGCCCATCTCCGGCCTGACCTCCATGGGCTTCGCGTCCATGTCCGGCCCCGAACAGTGGTGGGACGTGACCAAGCACCTGATCCTGCCCATCTTCATCTACACCTCGGGCTCCTGGGCGGGCATGTCCCGGTTCATGCGCTCGTCCATGCTCGAAGTCCTGCGCCAGGACTACATCATGACCGCGCGGGCCAAGGGGCTGTCCAGCCGCGTGGTCCTGTTCAAGCACGCCCTGCGCAACGCGCTCATGCCGGTCATCACCATCCTCGGCCTGTCGGTCCCGGCCCTCATCGGCGGGTCGGTGATCATCGAGTCCATCTTCGCCCTGCCCGGCCTGGGCCAGCTCTTCTACCAGGCGGTCATGGCCCGCGACTACCCGCTGATCATGGGCTCCCTCGTGCTCGGCGCGGTCCTGACCCTGGCGGGCAACCTGCTGGCCGACGTGGGCTACGGCCTGGCCGATCCGCGCATCCGCGTGGGCAGCGGGAGGGATCGATGA
- a CDS encoding ABC transporter permease, with protein MKRRPLKRVSPWARHALLVLGALIVGVMSVGAVFAPLIAPYDPNFINVDALLLPPSAAHLMGTDALGRDVFSRILFGGRVSLWVGFVAVGIATSIGVVLGLVAGYFGRVVDEIIMRGVDVMLCFPSFFLILAVIAFLEPSLTNIMIVIGLTGWMGVARLVRAETLTIRERDYVLAARAAGAGAGRIIFRHIMPNALGPVLVSATLGVAGAILTESSLSFLGLGVQPPDASWGNILMEGKEVLGIAWWLSVFPGMAILVTVLGYNLLGESLRDLLDPRLKQ; from the coding sequence ATGAAACGCCGCCCGCTCAAGCGCGTCTCGCCCTGGGCGCGCCACGCCCTGCTCGTGCTCGGCGCGCTCATCGTCGGGGTCATGTCCGTGGGGGCCGTCTTCGCCCCGCTCATCGCGCCCTACGACCCCAATTTCATCAACGTGGACGCCCTGCTCCTGCCGCCCTCGGCGGCCCACCTCATGGGCACGGACGCGCTCGGCCGCGACGTGTTCTCGCGCATCCTGTTCGGCGGGCGCGTGTCCCTGTGGGTCGGATTCGTGGCCGTGGGCATCGCCACCTCCATCGGCGTGGTCCTCGGCCTGGTGGCGGGCTACTTCGGGCGCGTGGTGGACGAGATCATCATGCGCGGGGTGGACGTCATGCTCTGCTTCCCGTCGTTCTTCCTCATCCTGGCGGTCATCGCCTTCCTGGAGCCGAGCCTGACCAACATCATGATCGTCATCGGCCTGACCGGCTGGATGGGCGTGGCCCGGCTGGTCCGCGCCGAGACCCTGACCATCCGCGAGCGGGACTACGTCCTGGCCGCCCGCGCAGCCGGGGCCGGGGCCGGACGGATCATCTTCCGCCACATCATGCCCAACGCGCTCGGCCCGGTGCTGGTCTCCGCCACCCTGGGCGTGGCCGGGGCCATACTGACCGAGTCCTCGCTCTCCTTCCTGGGGTTGGGCGTGCAGCCGCCCGACGCCTCCTGGGGCAACATCCTCATGGAGGGCAAGGAGGTCCTGGGCATCGCCTGGTGGCTGTCGGTCTTCCCCGGCATGGCCATCCTGGTGACCGTGCTCGGCTACAATCTGCTCGGCGAGTCCCTGCGCGACCTCCTCGACCCGAGGCTCAAGCAGTGA
- a CDS encoding GNAT family N-acetyltransferase encodes MIRIRQARPGEEALIAGIIRDSMLASYARFLPAPVFQRLMDMDRPAQVAEANGPDFLIAEADGVPAGALLRRDDYVDHLWTHPDHMGRGVGSALLAHAEADAARAGYGRLTLDCLQRNEKAAAFYRARGYAVERTYTAANHLAGERVHFMVKALPPTGA; translated from the coding sequence GTGATCCGCATCCGCCAGGCCCGCCCCGGCGAGGAAGCCCTGATCGCCGGGATCATCCGCGACTCCATGCTGGCCTCCTACGCCCGCTTCCTGCCCGCGCCCGTGTTCCAGCGGCTCATGGACATGGACCGCCCGGCCCAGGTGGCCGAGGCCAACGGCCCGGACTTTCTCATCGCCGAAGCGGACGGCGTCCCGGCGGGCGCGCTGCTGCGCAGGGATGACTACGTGGACCACCTCTGGACCCACCCGGACCACATGGGCCGGGGCGTGGGCTCCGCCCTGCTGGCCCATGCCGAGGCGGACGCCGCCCGGGCAGGATACGGCCGGCTGACCCTGGACTGCCTGCAGCGCAACGAAAAGGCGGCGGCCTTCTACCGCGCACGGGGCTACGCCGTGGAGCGGACCTACACCGCCGCCAACCACCTGGCCGGGGAGCGCGTCCACTTCATGGTCAAGGCGCTCCCCCCGACGGGGGCGTGA
- a CDS encoding alginate lyase family protein, producing the protein MRRPTTFIFPFPICLLICLLALATARPALAGTELPETIVLSPEVLNRARQQAWARDRTVGRAVAALTARADSAMKAAVEPVPARPEPGGNRMTRAYRSLSPYWWPDPQAKNGLPYVRRDGERNPEADSDRYDRGRLTRMARTVRTLALAWYFTGDERYAARATAHVRAWFCDPATRMIPDLDHAQMRPGLDQGNRTGIIETATLIPVCDAVRLLEPSQAWTRTDTRRLREWFGQYLGWLLRSDPGRAEAASLNNHGTWFDAQVAVFALFRGDRELAREVAGLTGNRRISTQILPDGTMPRELERTRPRHYTFFNLEAFMVLAAVGERCGLDLYRWASATGQSIRRALDHAGPFLAQDRPMNGASEPDFDPHPYVPLFRRAALVYKDTRYLDYLDALDAKTLARQPSFIAY; encoded by the coding sequence ATGCGCCGCCCGACAACGTTTATCTTCCCCTTCCCGATCTGCCTGCTGATCTGCCTGCTCGCCCTGGCGACCGCGCGTCCGGCCCTGGCCGGAACCGAGCTGCCCGAGACCATCGTGCTCTCGCCCGAGGTCCTGAACCGGGCCCGCCAGCAGGCCTGGGCCCGGGACCGGACGGTGGGCCGGGCCGTGGCCGCGCTCACGGCCCGGGCCGACTCGGCCATGAAGGCGGCGGTGGAGCCCGTCCCGGCCAGGCCCGAACCCGGTGGGAACCGCATGACCCGCGCCTACCGCTCCCTGTCCCCCTACTGGTGGCCCGACCCGCAGGCGAAAAACGGCCTGCCCTACGTGCGCCGCGACGGCGAGCGCAACCCCGAGGCCGACTCGGACCGCTACGACCGGGGACGGCTGACGCGCATGGCGCGGACGGTGCGCACCCTGGCCCTGGCCTGGTATTTCACGGGCGACGAGCGCTACGCCGCGCGCGCCACGGCCCACGTGCGGGCCTGGTTCTGCGACCCGGCCACGCGCATGATCCCGGACCTGGACCACGCCCAGATGCGCCCCGGCCTCGACCAGGGCAACCGCACCGGGATCATCGAGACGGCGACGCTCATCCCCGTGTGCGACGCGGTCCGGCTCCTGGAGCCCTCCCAGGCCTGGACCCGAACCGACACCCGCCGCCTGCGGGAGTGGTTCGGCCAGTACCTGGGCTGGCTCCTGCGGAGCGACCCAGGCCGGGCCGAGGCCGCCTCCCTGAACAACCACGGCACCTGGTTCGACGCCCAGGTGGCGGTCTTCGCCCTGTTTCGCGGCGACCGCGAGCTGGCCCGCGAGGTGGCCGGACTGACCGGCAACCGGCGCATCTCCACCCAGATCCTGCCCGACGGGACCATGCCGCGTGAGCTCGAACGCACCCGGCCGCGCCACTACACCTTCTTCAACCTGGAGGCGTTCATGGTCCTGGCCGCGGTGGGCGAGCGGTGCGGCCTGGACCTGTACCGCTGGGCCTCGGCCACGGGCCAGTCCATCCGCCGGGCCCTGGACCACGCCGGGCCGTTCCTGGCCCAGGACCGCCCCATGAACGGCGCGTCCGAACCCGACTTCGACCCCCACCCGTACGTTCCCCTTTTCCGCCGCGCGGCTCTGGTGTATAAAGACACCCGTTATCTCGATTATCTGGACGCGCTGGATGCGAAGACCCTCGCCCGCCAGCCGTCCTTCATAGCATACTGA
- a CDS encoding DNA repair protein RecN, with protein sequence MLELLRIRNLALIEDAELEFSPGLNALTGETGAGKSFIMRAVDFLMGERMDKKLVRPGAEKATVEALFVLPEGEAVIRRELSAETGRSRVYVNDALSSQPTIRDMGAQLVIHTSQHGQQKLLSPAFQAEILDSFLPDPSLLAERNDRLAVLNDVLERKRRLSEKFDDLQKQREFLEYQKKEIESVDPQPDEEDDLEERKKILKDRERAGECLQNALDILHGEVGMLDAMTLLNREMEIIARLFPGFEEDREAVETFRMRLHDLDNRLRRGPSDFDDDDPMSLDDIEARLFALARLKRKLRRGLDEIVDMKAEIDESLSFLDACALDMKSLGREEDKAAAGLREVLEKLNKARKKAAGELAIRIVDELTDLGFSEHVKVHFEFDARELYPGCEDMRGRLMWVPNPGQPAQPLDKIASGGELSRFLLALVTMRGHGDQDGQTKDARPSLIFDEVDAGIGGLTLNSVGKKLRNLADRQQMLLITHWPQLARMADRHFLIKKEVVDNATYTRCERLEGGDIKCELARMAGGGEQGAALAEKLCK encoded by the coding sequence ATGCTCGAACTGCTGCGCATTCGAAACCTGGCCCTCATCGAGGACGCTGAACTGGAGTTCTCGCCCGGCCTGAACGCCCTGACCGGCGAGACCGGCGCGGGCAAGTCCTTCATCATGCGCGCCGTGGACTTCCTCATGGGCGAGCGCATGGACAAGAAGCTGGTCCGGCCCGGCGCGGAAAAGGCCACGGTGGAGGCGCTCTTCGTCCTGCCAGAGGGCGAGGCCGTGATCCGGCGCGAGCTGTCCGCCGAGACCGGGCGCAGCCGGGTCTACGTCAACGACGCCCTGTCCTCCCAGCCGACCATCCGCGACATGGGCGCGCAGCTGGTCATCCACACCTCGCAGCACGGGCAGCAGAAGCTGCTCTCCCCGGCCTTCCAGGCCGAGATCCTGGACTCCTTCCTGCCGGACCCGTCCCTGCTCGCCGAGCGCAACGACCGGCTGGCCGTGCTCAACGACGTGCTCGAACGCAAGCGGCGCCTGTCCGAGAAATTCGACGACCTCCAGAAGCAGCGCGAGTTCCTGGAATACCAGAAAAAGGAAATCGAGTCCGTGGACCCGCAGCCGGACGAGGAGGACGACCTTGAGGAGCGCAAGAAAATCCTCAAGGACCGCGAGCGGGCGGGCGAGTGCCTCCAGAACGCCCTGGACATCCTGCACGGCGAGGTCGGCATGCTCGACGCCATGACCCTGCTCAACCGCGAGATGGAGATCATCGCCCGGCTCTTCCCCGGCTTCGAGGAGGACCGCGAGGCCGTGGAGACCTTCCGCATGCGCCTGCACGACCTGGACAACCGGCTGCGACGCGGCCCCTCGGATTTCGACGACGACGATCCCATGTCCCTGGACGACATCGAGGCGCGCCTGTTCGCCCTGGCCCGGCTCAAACGCAAGCTGCGGCGCGGCCTGGACGAAATCGTTGACATGAAGGCCGAAATCGACGAAAGCCTCTCCTTCCTCGACGCCTGCGCCCTGGACATGAAGAGCCTGGGCCGCGAGGAGGACAAGGCCGCCGCCGGTCTCCGGGAGGTCCTGGAAAAGCTCAACAAGGCGCGGAAAAAGGCGGCCGGAGAGCTGGCCATCCGCATAGTGGACGAGCTGACCGACCTGGGTTTCTCCGAGCACGTCAAGGTCCACTTCGAATTCGACGCCCGGGAGCTCTACCCCGGCTGCGAGGACATGCGCGGGCGGCTCATGTGGGTGCCCAACCCGGGCCAGCCCGCCCAGCCCCTGGACAAGATCGCCTCGGGCGGCGAGCTCTCCCGGTTCCTGCTCGCCCTGGTGACCATGCGAGGCCACGGCGACCAGGACGGACAGACCAAGGACGCCCGGCCCTCGCTCATCTTCGACGAGGTGGACGCGGGCATCGGCGGCCTGACGCTCAACTCCGTGGGCAAGAAGCTTCGCAACCTGGCCGACCGCCAGCAGATGCTGCTCATCACCCACTGGCCGCAACTGGCCCGCATGGCCGACCGCCACTTCCTCATCAAGAAGGAGGTCGTGGACAACGCCACCTACACCCGGTGCGAACGGCTCGAGGGCGGCGACATCAAGTGCGAGCTGGCCCGCATGGCCGGAGGCGGTGAACAGGGCGCGGCCCTGGCCGAGAAATTGTGCAAGTAG
- a CDS encoding MarC family protein, translating to MTNLFISLYIKWFFLLTPFFVLSVFLSLTEEMDKRAQHRLAIRTTTAVLVISLVLYFAGNPIFSTLGITLDGFRVGAGALLFLSAVSLVSGKKQRPEPEDDADVAVVPLAMPITVGPATIGTLLILGAELSTPEQKLTGAGALVCACLSVGIILFSASSLKRVIGRMGLNVLTKITGLVLSAMAAQIAFTGVRNFMS from the coding sequence GTGACCAATCTGTTCATTTCGCTCTACATAAAGTGGTTCTTTCTGCTGACGCCGTTCTTCGTGCTGTCCGTGTTCCTGTCCCTGACCGAGGAGATGGACAAGCGGGCGCAGCATCGGCTGGCCATCCGGACCACCACGGCGGTGCTGGTCATTTCGCTGGTGCTCTACTTCGCCGGGAACCCCATCTTCTCCACCCTGGGGATCACCCTGGACGGGTTCCGCGTGGGGGCCGGGGCGCTGCTCTTCCTGTCGGCGGTGTCGCTGGTCTCGGGCAAAAAGCAGCGGCCCGAGCCCGAGGACGATGCGGACGTGGCCGTGGTTCCGCTGGCCATGCCCATCACCGTGGGACCGGCGACCATCGGCACCCTGCTCATCCTGGGCGCGGAGCTGTCCACCCCGGAGCAGAAGCTGACCGGCGCGGGCGCCCTGGTCTGCGCCTGCCTGTCCGTGGGCATCATCCTGTTCTCCGCCTCCTCCCTGAAGCGGGTCATCGGGCGCATGGGGCTCAACGTCCTGACCAAGATCACCGGCCTGGTCCTGTCGGCCATGGCCGCCCAGATCGCCTTCACCGGCGTGCGCAATTTCATGTCCTGA
- a CDS encoding substrate-binding periplasmic protein produces the protein MPRLPLLPLLLTLIPALLAWPAKAVQARDALVLSAAPAEPVIEGMAVLREAYARLGIQVIFRDYPARRGLAEADAGGADGEAARMGGLGSELPNLIQVRPSIVSVQGVAVTCDPDLTIRDRRDLVPLRIGVHTGLRLSDKLVQGLDRVTQGHWDQLFHLLYLGRLDVIIGYDGIERTQAGHPGAERLRVIRPVRWRVPLYHYLNRRHADLVPRLEAVLERMRINGEMARLRAGAGAAHQRPAE, from the coding sequence ATGCCCCGTCTCCCGCTCCTGCCCCTGCTCCTGACCCTGATCCCCGCTCTGCTGGCCTGGCCCGCCAAGGCCGTTCAGGCGCGCGACGCGCTCGTCCTGAGCGCGGCCCCGGCCGAACCCGTAATCGAGGGCATGGCCGTGCTCCGGGAGGCCTACGCCCGGCTCGGCATCCAGGTGATCTTCCGCGACTACCCGGCGCGACGCGGACTGGCCGAGGCCGACGCGGGCGGGGCCGACGGTGAGGCCGCGCGCATGGGCGGACTGGGCAGTGAGCTGCCCAACCTGATCCAGGTGCGGCCGTCCATCGTCTCGGTCCAGGGGGTGGCCGTGACCTGCGACCCGGACCTGACCATCCGCGACCGGCGCGACCTCGTGCCCCTCAGGATCGGCGTGCACACCGGCCTCCGGCTGTCCGACAAGCTGGTCCAGGGACTGGACCGCGTGACCCAGGGACACTGGGACCAGCTCTTCCACCTGCTCTACCTCGGCCGCCTGGACGTGATCATCGGCTACGACGGCATCGAACGCACCCAGGCCGGGCACCCCGGCGCCGAGCGCCTCCGGGTCATCCGGCCCGTGCGCTGGCGGGTCCCCCTGTACCACTACCTGAACCGCCGCCACGCGGACCTGGTGCCCCGGCTCGAGGCCGTGCTCGAACGCATGCGGATCAACGGCGAGATGGCCCGTCTGCGCGCCGGGGCCGGTGCCGCGCACCAGCGCCCCGCCGAATGA
- a CDS encoding substrate-binding periplasmic protein yields the protein MRIILFCIFALLLGAPAWAQDHLVFGYGGSALSENSLKVLKEAYKRLGITIEGRQMPAARSLEMAEGGLVDGEVNRIRAIEEEYPHLLRIDVPVNRLEGVVVTCNSRLEHVTMEAVRKLHLGIKIGNRYAEMLTDGMPDVVRLPREDRLMILLLEGRLDALLVDRAWAESELAKPGMQCLRINEPPVIVVPLYHYLNNSHADLVPRITGELRAMHDSGEIDRILGDIRPR from the coding sequence ATGCGCATCATCCTGTTCTGCATCTTCGCTCTGCTCCTGGGCGCTCCGGCCTGGGCCCAGGACCATCTGGTCTTCGGCTACGGCGGCAGCGCATTGTCCGAGAACTCGCTCAAGGTGCTCAAGGAGGCCTACAAGCGTCTCGGCATCACGATCGAGGGGCGGCAGATGCCTGCGGCCCGCTCCCTGGAAATGGCCGAGGGCGGCCTGGTGGACGGCGAGGTCAACCGCATCCGGGCCATCGAGGAGGAGTATCCCCATCTTCTGCGCATCGACGTGCCGGTGAACCGGCTGGAAGGGGTCGTCGTGACCTGCAACTCCCGCCTGGAGCACGTCACCATGGAGGCCGTGCGCAAGCTGCACCTGGGCATCAAGATCGGCAACCGCTACGCCGAGATGCTGACCGACGGCATGCCCGACGTGGTCCGCCTGCCGCGCGAGGACCGGCTGATGATCCTGCTCCTGGAGGGACGGCTGGACGCCCTGCTGGTGGACCGCGCCTGGGCCGAAAGCGAGCTGGCCAAGCCGGGAATGCAATGCCTGCGCATCAACGAACCGCCCGTGATCGTCGTGCCGCTCTACCACTACCTGAACAACAGCCACGCCGACCTGGTCCCACGGATCACCGGCGAACTCAGGGCCATGCACGATTCCGGCGAGATCGACCGCATCCTCGGAGACATCCGCCCGCGCTGA
- a CDS encoding acyl-[acyl-carrier-protein] thioesterase, with product MTTDSPLTFEHGYDIRSYEPRPDGRVSVTAICNQLQDAASRHADRLGFGHHDLEQSGHFWILARLHLMVDRLPGFGGRTSILTWPSGNERLVALRDFLVFDEDGAMGRATTSWVTMNTRTHRPDAPDTVLNERFIPDRQHALTFPTKAVTRLKQGEHRADLTARRSDVDINGHVNNVKYLEYCFEAVPVEWIGEHRCHGVDIQFRSETFPGDALVSACAPDEPDQGLDTFLHSLTRASDGREVVRMRSWWKRP from the coding sequence ATGACAACCGATTCACCCCTGACCTTCGAACACGGCTATGACATCCGCTCCTACGAACCGCGCCCCGACGGCCGCGTGTCCGTGACCGCCATCTGCAACCAGTTGCAGGACGCGGCCTCGCGCCATGCGGACCGCCTCGGCTTCGGCCACCACGACCTGGAACAGAGCGGCCACTTCTGGATTCTGGCCCGGCTGCACCTCATGGTGGACCGGCTGCCCGGCTTCGGCGGACGCACGAGCATCCTGACCTGGCCCTCGGGCAACGAGCGGCTGGTGGCCCTGCGCGACTTCCTGGTCTTCGACGAGGACGGGGCGATGGGCCGGGCGACCACCTCCTGGGTGACCATGAACACCCGTACCCACCGCCCGGACGCGCCCGACACCGTGCTCAACGAACGGTTCATCCCGGACCGCCAGCACGCCCTGACCTTTCCGACCAAGGCCGTGACCCGGCTGAAGCAGGGCGAGCACCGCGCGGACCTCACCGCCCGGCGCTCGGACGTGGACATCAACGGTCACGTGAACAACGTGAAATACCTGGAATACTGCTTCGAGGCCGTGCCCGTCGAGTGGATCGGCGAACACCGCTGCCACGGGGTGGACATCCAGTTCCGCAGCGAGACCTTCCCCGGCGACGCCCTTGTCTCGGCCTGCGCCCCGGACGAGCCGGACCAGGGTCTGGACACCTTCCTGCACAGCCTGACCAGGGCGTCGGACGGCCGCGAGGTCGTGCGCATGCGCTCCTGGTGGAAACGGCCGTGA
- a CDS encoding GNAT family N-acetyltransferase, whose amino-acid sequence MSADIGLRFDTNGVDWAEAAAIFERAPLGTREPDTLRRTFENSDLTCFARDGERLVGIARALSDRTVQSVIYDLCMLPEYQGKGLGTRMMRAMLERLGTPSCVLWAVPGKEPFYARLGFHPMLTAMALSDDPEGAAARGYITL is encoded by the coding sequence GTGAGCGCGGACATCGGCCTGCGCTTCGACACGAACGGCGTGGACTGGGCCGAGGCGGCCGCAATCTTCGAGCGCGCCCCGCTGGGCACCCGCGAACCCGACACCCTGCGCCGGACCTTCGAGAACAGCGACCTGACCTGCTTCGCCCGGGACGGGGAACGGCTGGTGGGCATCGCCCGCGCCCTGAGCGACCGGACGGTGCAATCGGTCATCTACGACCTGTGCATGCTCCCGGAATACCAGGGCAAGGGGCTGGGCACGCGGATGATGCGGGCCATGCTTGAGCGGCTGGGCACGCCCAGCTGCGTGCTCTGGGCCGTGCCGGGCAAGGAACCGTTCTACGCCCGCCTGGGCTTTCACCCCATGCTCACGGCCATGGCCCTGAGCGACGACCCCGAGGGGGCCGCGGCCAGGGGCTACATCACGCTGTGA